One region of Armatimonadota bacterium genomic DNA includes:
- a CDS encoding 3-isopropylmalate dehydratase translates to MIISGRVHRVGDDVNTDYIIPARYKSRTEDIASLVPVLFEDLDPTLASRIRPGDLVVAGHNFGMGSSRETAPRLLRAAGVGAVLARSFARIFFRNAVNVGLAVIECDTEAIADGDEVEVDLESGSVRVPAREVAVTAQPLPRLMLDILRAGGIKGYLEAQGRGTGENRV, encoded by the coding sequence GTGATCATCAGCGGGCGCGTGCACCGAGTCGGCGACGACGTCAACACCGACTACATCATCCCGGCGCGGTATAAGAGCCGCACGGAGGACATCGCGTCCCTTGTGCCGGTGCTCTTCGAGGACCTGGATCCCACGCTGGCTTCCCGGATCCGGCCGGGCGACCTCGTGGTGGCCGGTCACAACTTCGGCATGGGCTCGTCACGGGAGACCGCCCCGCGCCTGCTGCGCGCCGCCGGCGTCGGCGCCGTGTTGGCCCGTTCATTCGCACGGATCTTCTTCCGTAATGCGGTGAATGTCGGCCTGGCGGTGATCGAGTGCGATACCGAAGCGATCGCCGACGGTGACGAGGTGGAGGTGGACCTGGAGTCGGGCTCTGTCAGAGTCCCTGCCCGTGAGGTCGCCGTGACGGCACAGCCGCTACCCCGGCTGATGCTCGACATCCTGCGGGCCGGGGGGATCAAGGGCTACCTGGAGGCCCAGGGCAGAGGCACGGGAGAGAATCGAGTATGA
- a CDS encoding AbrB family transcriptional regulator, translated as MSLLLTLAAGVAGGWLGMWLGLPAGALVGSMVAAGSLRLLGGPVQEIPAGVRRGAQMVIGAALGVSFGWSQLMIGRMLFPALLLAAVLFSFSFVLAGVMVRQTGWSWSAALLSTAPAGMTELSLSADAMGLDASVVATIHLVRLTTVMTVVPWLVRWLG; from the coding sequence GTGAGTCTGCTGCTGACGCTGGCCGCAGGCGTTGCAGGAGGCTGGCTGGGCATGTGGCTGGGCCTCCCCGCCGGCGCGCTGGTCGGATCAATGGTCGCCGCCGGTTCCCTGCGCCTGCTGGGCGGGCCGGTCCAGGAGATCCCCGCGGGAGTGCGCCGCGGGGCTCAGATGGTGATAGGCGCGGCTCTGGGCGTCTCTTTCGGCTGGAGTCAGCTAATGATCGGCCGGATGCTCTTTCCGGCCCTCCTCCTGGCGGCGGTGCTGTTCAGCTTCTCTTTCGTCCTGGCGGGGGTGATGGTGCGGCAGACCGGGTGGTCCTGGTCCGCGGCGCTGCTCTCTACGGCGCCCGCGGGCATGACCGAACTCTCGCTGTCGGCCGACGCGATGGGGCTGGACGCGTCCGTGGTGGCGACCATCCACCTGGTGCGCCTGACAACAGTGATGACGGTGGTCCCCTGGCTCGTACGCTGGCTGGGATGA
- a CDS encoding isocitrate lyase/PEP mutase family protein, whose product MDKREWLRRRLAEGPILMAPGAFDALSAKVVECCGFEAVYVSGGAISRSLGFPDLGLVTASEMLERIARICEATDLPVIADADTGYGNPLNVHRTVREWERAGAAALQLEDQVTPKRCGHYAGKALISTGDMVQKIRAAVEARREGTLIIARTDARAPEGLDGALARARAYGEAGADVLFVEAPESLAEIETIARALPGPLMINIFKGGKTPVVPTGELDRMGYRLAIFPSELQRAAIYAMLECGRHLRETGTVEDFAPVVSFRDREAIIDAGRWASMGDRYATPPVGG is encoded by the coding sequence GTGGACAAGCGGGAATGGCTGCGCCGGCGCCTGGCAGAGGGCCCCATCCTCATGGCGCCCGGCGCGTTCGACGCCCTCAGCGCCAAGGTCGTGGAGTGCTGCGGGTTTGAGGCCGTCTACGTGAGCGGTGGGGCAATCTCGCGGAGCCTCGGGTTCCCGGACCTGGGCCTGGTGACCGCCTCGGAGATGCTGGAGCGCATCGCCCGCATATGTGAGGCCACCGACCTGCCGGTGATCGCGGACGCCGACACCGGCTACGGCAACCCACTCAACGTCCACCGAACCGTGCGCGAGTGGGAGCGCGCCGGCGCAGCCGCGCTGCAACTCGAGGATCAAGTGACGCCGAAACGGTGCGGCCACTACGCGGGGAAGGCCCTGATCTCCACCGGCGACATGGTGCAGAAGATCCGGGCCGCCGTGGAGGCGCGCCGCGAGGGGACGCTAATCATCGCCCGCACCGACGCGCGGGCCCCAGAGGGTCTGGACGGTGCGCTGGCGCGCGCGCGGGCCTACGGCGAAGCGGGCGCCGACGTGCTCTTTGTTGAGGCTCCCGAATCCCTGGCGGAGATCGAGACGATCGCCCGGGCCCTGCCCGGGCCGCTGATGATCAACATCTTCAAGGGCGGCAAGACGCCCGTTGTGCCGACTGGCGAGCTGGACCGGATGGGCTACCGGCTGGCGATCTTTCCGAGCGAGCTCCAGCGGGCCGCAATCTACGCCATGCTCGAGTGCGGGCGGCACCTGCGGGAGACGGGAACCGTTGAGGACTTCGCGCCGGTGGTTTCATTCCGGGATCGTGAGGCGATAATCGATGCCGGCCGTTGGGCCTCGATGGGCGACCGGTACGCGACGCCGCCTGTGGGAGGCTGA